The segment GGGGAGTAGAAGACGGGGTGAGAGTGCTCGCGCTCGAGCATGGCGCGGATCTTCCGGATCGCGGTCGGGTTGTTGCCGGGGACCACGTAGTCGTTGACCCCGAGCCCGGCCGCCCTCTCGTACAGCTCGATGATCGCCTCGTCTGCGATGTAGCCCCCCTCGCTGCGCACGAACTTCTTGTGCGTCATGAGCCCGCCCACGATCACCCCCAGGTCCTCGTTGCGCGCAAAGTCGATCCACGCGCGCTCGGTCTCAGGGCCCGCGTGCGGAAAGATTATCACCGCGTCGATGCCCGCCTCACGGCAGATGCGGGCGAACGCCTTGCCGGTGTCCGGTATGTCGCTGCCCGCCTTCTGGTGGTCGTAGATGAGCGGCTTGTGCGTGTAGCGCCTGGCGATCTCGACGGCGCGAGGAAGGCCGATGGAGAGCGCGAGCGCGAAGCCCAGCTTGTAGCCGCCGACCCCCGGGAGGTCCGCAGTGGCCTTGAGTATCTCCTCGTACTGCTCCGCCTCCACGTCGCAGGCCGGGATGATGCTTCGGGGCTGGGAAATGATCATGTGACGCTCCTTTTCGGGACCAGGGACCCGGGATCCGGTTCAATTTCCTATAAGCTTCAAAGGCTTCTCCCCGTATCGTGCGAACTCCTCCTCGATCGCGCGGCCTATCTCCGGCCCGGGAGCAAGCCTTTCGAAGGCGGCGGGCAAAAAATCCTCTGCGCTGCTCAGGGCATGATATTCGCAACCCATCGCGCGGACCGCCGCCGCCACCGTGCTTCCGTCGTCGCGCCTCTCCATCCTGCTCGTGAGTCCGACCGCCGCGATCACCTCGACCTCCAGGAGCCTCAGGTTGTCGAGTGCGGCCAGAAGCGAACCTCCCGTCGTGGTGACGTCCTCAACCACGACGATCCTCCCTGCCGGCGGGGTGAGGAACATGCGGTCCCTCGGTTCCCCGTGCTCCTTGGGCTTGCCCCTGCCCATGGGCAGCGGGTACCTGCCCGGCGCAAAGTCTTTCTGCGCGCGGGCGCGCTTGAGCGTGGATATGATCCCGAGCTTCGAGGCGCCCTCGGGCACGCCGTAGAACGAATCGGGCGCCCAGCCCCTGTCATCGGCAAATTTAATGAGGAAGTCCGAGAGCATGTCTATGAGGAAT is part of the Pseudomonadota bacterium genome and harbors:
- a CDS encoding orotidine 5-phosphate decarboxylase; this translates as MIISQPRSIIPACDVEAEQYEEILKATADLPGVGGYKLGFALALSIGLPRAVEIARRYTHKPLIYDHQKAGSDIPDTGKAFARICREAGIDAVIIFPHAGPETERAWIDFARNEDLGVIVGGLMTHKKFVRSEGGYIADEAIIELYERAAGLGVNDYVVPGNNPTAIRKIRAMLEREHSHPVFYSP